Proteins found in one Gopherus flavomarginatus isolate rGopFla2 chromosome 18, rGopFla2.mat.asm, whole genome shotgun sequence genomic segment:
- the FLNA gene encoding filamin-A isoform X2, which produces MSGSQARLPQAGAAAGEAVAAGEMPATEKDLAEDAPWKKIQQNTFTRWCNEHLKCVQKRIANLQADLADGLRLIALLEVLSQKKLGRKYNQRPTFRQMQLENVSVALEFLERENIKLVSIDSKAIVDGNLKLILGLIWTLILHYSISMPMWDEEDDEETKKQTPKQRLLGWIQNKLPELPITNFSKDWQSGRALGALVDSCAPGLCPDWDSWDASKPINNAREAMQQADDWLGIPQVITPEEIVDPNVDEHSVMTYLSQFPKAKLKPGAPLRPKLNPKKARAYGPGIEATGNMVKRKAEFTVETISAGQGDVLVYVEDPAGHREEAKVIANNDKNRTFSVSYIPKVTGVHKVTVLFAGQHIAKSPFEVTVGKSLGDAGRVTAQGPGLEPTGNIANKVTSFEVFTAGAGAGEVEVTVLDPSGRKGTVEQQLEDKGDSTFRCTYRPGSEGTYTVHVTFGGTPIPRSPYTVAVGQACSPSACRATGRGLQPKGLRVKEPADFKVYTKGAGSGELKVTVKGPKGLESVKQKDLGDGVFAFEYFPTLPGNYTVTITWGGQQVPRSPFEVKVGPECGSQKVRAWGPGLEGGVCGKSADFVVEAIGDDVGTLGFSVEGPSQARIECDDRGDGSCDVRYWPQEPGDYAVHVLCNGADIRHSPFMAEIRPAPRDLHPEKVKAHGPGLEKTGVAINKPAEFTVDAKNSGKAPLKVQVQDAEGSSVDVAVKDNGNGTYSCSYVPKKPVKHTAMVSWGGVNIPNSPYRVNVGAGSHPHKVKVYGPGVAKTGLKAHEPTYFTVDCAEAGQGDVSIGIKCAPGVVGPAEADIDFDIIRNDNDTFTVRYTPRGPGTYTIMVLFADQATPTSPIRIKVDPSHDASKVKAEGPGLNRTGVELGKPTHFTVNAKAGGRAPLDVQFTGPAKGEAVRDSEVIDNHDGTHTVKYTPVQQGTLGVAVTYGGDHILKSPFSVGVAPSLDLSKIRITGLADKVEAGKDQEFTVKSKGAGGQGKVAAQITGPAGKPVPCKVEPGLSPDNNVVKFIPREEGPYEVQVTYDGAPVPGSPFPIEAMPPTNPSKVKAYGPGLKGGQAGSPAPFTIDTKGAGTGGLGLTVEGPCEAKIECLDNGDGTCSVSYLPTEPGEYNINILFAGAHVPGSPFRAAIQPRFDPSKVTCSGPGLERATAGQTGQFHVDCSRAGSAELTIEIISEGGAQAEVRVQDNGDGTYTIAYTPLCSGTYTITIKYGGQPVPHFPSTLQVEPALDTSGVKVYGPGVDGDGVFREATTEFCVDARALGAAGGPHVKTRVSNPSGNLTEALVQNLGDGTYRVEYTPYEEGVHSVDVTYDGSPVPNSPFQVPVTEGCDPTRVRVHGPGLQSGTTNQPNRFTVETRGAGTGGLGLAVEGPSEAKMSCTDNKDGSCSVEYVPYEPGTYSLNVTYGGHQVPGSPFQVPVHDVVDSSKVLCSGPGLTPGVVRASVPQTFSVDTSQAGVAPLQVKVQGPKGVVEPVEVVDNSDGTQTVSYVPSREGPYSIAVHYGDQEVPRSPFKVKVLPTHDASKVKASGPGLNTTGVPASLPVEFTIDAKDAGEGLLAVQITDPEGKPKKATIRDNQDGTYTVSYVPDTTGRYTILIKYGGDEIPYSPYRIRALPTGDASKCTVTGAGIGPTIQIGEETVITVDTKAAGKGKVTCTVCTPDGSEVDVDVVENEDGTFDIFYTAPQPGKYVICVRFGGEHIPNSPFQVLATDRPLMGVNGLDVAGLRPFDLVIPFTIKKGEITGEVRMPSGKVAKPDITDNKDGTVTVRYAPTEAGLHEMDIRCDSLHIPGSPLQFYVDYVNSGHVTAYGPGLIHGVVNKPATFTVNTKDAGEGGLSLAVEGPSKAEISCTDNQDGTCSVSYLPVLPGDYSIVVKYNEKHIAGSPFTSRITGDDTLRMSQLKVGSSADIPLDIAETDLSQLTATVTPPSGREEPCQLKRLRNGHVGISFVPKEVGEHLVNIKRNGQHVPNSPITVTISQSEIGDASRVRVSGPGLSEGRTFEPAEFLIDTRDAGYGGLSLSIEGPSKVDINTEDLEDGTCRVTYCPTEPGNYIISIKFADQHVPGSPFSVKVTGEGRVKESITRRRRAPPVANVGSACDLSLKIPEISLTDMTAQVTGPSGQRLAAEVLEAENSTYCVRFVPAETGVHSVSVKYKGQHVPGSPFQFTVGPLGEGGAHKVRAGGPGLERAEAGVPAEFSIWTREAGAGGLSIAVEGPSKAEIAFEDRKDGSCGVAYIVQEPGDYEVSVKFNEEHIPESPFVVPAAAPCHDARRLTVTSLQESGLKANQPASFAVSLNGAKGALDAKVHSPSGALEECHVTEIDEDKYAVRFIPRENGVYSIDVKFNSTHIPGSPFKIRVGEPGQAGDPGLVSAYGAGLERGTTGSPAEFVVNTTNAGPGALAVTIDGPSKVQMDCQECAEGYKVTYTPMVPGSYLISIKYGGPYHITGSPFKAKITGSRLVSSHSLHETSSVFVDSAGRAEVAVLQGMPPKFASDASKVVAKGLGLSKGFVGQKNSFTVDCSKAGNNMLLVGVHGPRTPCEEILVKHLGNRLYSVCYLLKEKGDYVLVVKWGDQHVPNSPFHVSVP; this is translated from the exons ATGAGCGGCTCCCAGGCGCGGCTGCCCCAGGCCGGCGCGGCTGCGGGCGAGGCGGTGGCTGCGGGCGAGATGCCGGCCACGGAGAAGGACCTGGCGGAGGACGCGCCCTGGAAGAAAATCCAGCAAAACACCTTCACCCGCTGGTGCAACGAGCACCTGAAGTGCGTCCAGAAGCGCATCGCCAACCTGCAGGCGGACCTGGCCGACGGGCTGCGGCTCATCGCGCTGCTCGAGGTGCTGAGCCAGAAGAAACTGGGGCGCAAGTACAACCAGCGCCCCACCTTCCGGCAGATGCAGCTGGAGAACGTGTCGGTGGCGCTGGAGTTCCTGGAGCGCGAGAACATCAAGCTGGTCTCCATCg ACAGCAAGGCCATCGTGGATGGGAACCTGAAGCTGATCCTGGGGCTGATCTGGACGCTCATCCTGCACTACTCCATCTCCATGCCCATGTGGGACGAGGAGGACGACGAGGAGACCAAGAAGCAGACGCCGAAGCAGCGGCTGCTGGGCTGGATCCAGAACAAGCTGCCCGAGCTGCCCATCACCAACTTCAGCAAGGACTGGCAGAGCGGGCGGGCCCTGGGGGCCCTGGTGGACAGCTGTGCCCcgg gtcTCTGCCCCGACTGGGACTCCTGGGATGCCAGCAAACCCATCAACAACGCCCGTGAGGCCATGCAGCAGGCTGACGACTGGCTCGGCATCCCCCAG GTCATCACCCCGGAGGAGATCGTGGATCCCAATGTGGACGAGCACTCGGTCATGACCTACCTGTCCCAGTTCCCCAAGGCCAAGCTCAAGCCGGGTGCCCCCCTGCGCCCCAAGCTGAACCCCAAGAAGGCGCGAGCTTACGGCCCCG GTATTGAGGCCACGGGGAACATGGTGAAGAGAAAGGCGGAGTTCACCGTGGAGACCATCAGCGCTGGCCAGGGCGACGTCCTGGTCTACGTGGAGGACCCAGCTGGGCACAGAGAAGAG GCCAAGGTCATCGCGAACAATGACAAGAACCGAACTTTCTCTGTCTCATACATTCCCAAAGTGACGGGGGTCCACAAG GTGACGGTGCTGTTCGCAGGGCAGCACATTGCGAAGAGCCCGTTCGAGGTGACGGTGGGGAAATCGTTGGGCGATGCCGGGCGGGTGACGGCCCAGGGGCCCGGCCTGGAGCCCACGGGCAACATTGCCAACAAGGTCACCTCCTTCGAGGTCTTTACGGCCG gcgcgGGAGCCGGTGAGGTGGAGGTGACGGTGCTGGACCCCAGCGGGCGGAAGGGGACGGtggagcagcagctggaggaCAAGGGCGACAGCACCTTCCGGTGCACCTACCGCCCAGGCTCTGAGGGCACCTACACCGTCCACGTGACCTTCGGGGGCACACCCATCCCCCGCAGCCCCTACACCGTCGCTGTGGGGCAGG cctgtaGCCCCAGCGCCTGCCGGGCCACAGGGcgagggctgcagcccaaggggCTCCGGGTGAAGGAGCCGGCGGATTTCAAGGTCTACACGAAAGGCGCTGGCAGTGGGGAGCTCAAGGTCACGGTCAAGGGCCCAA AGGGGCTGGAGAGTGTGAAGCAGAAGGATCTGGGCGATGGGGTTTTTGCCTTCGAGTATTTCCCCACCCTGCCCGGGAACTACACGGTCACCATCAcctggggggggcagcaggtgccACGCAG CCCGTTTGAGGTGAAGGTTGGCCCCGAGTGCGGCAGCCAGAAGGTCCGGgcctgggggccagggctggagggCGGCGTGTGCGGCAAGTCGGCTGACTTCGTGGTGGAGGCCATCGGGGACGACGTGGGCACACTGG GGTTCTCAGTGGAGGGCCCGTCCCAGGCCAGGATCGAGTGTGACGACCGGGGTGACGGTTCCTGCGACGTGCGCTACTGGCCCCAGGAGCCGGGCGACTACGCCGTGCACGTCCTGTGCAACGGGGCCGACATTCGCCACAGCCCTTTCATGGCAGAGatccgccccgccccccgcgaCTTGCACCCTGAGAAG GTGAAAGCCCACGGGCCTGGGCTGGAGAAGACGGGTGTCGCCATCAACAAACCAGCAGAGTTCACAGTGGATGCCAAGAACAGCGGGAAGGCCCCTCTCAAGGTCCAGGTGCag GATGCGGAGGGCAGCTCAGTGGACGTGGCGGTGAAGGACAACGGCAACGGCACCTACAGCTGCTCCTATGTACCCAAGAAGCCGGTGAAACACACGGCCATGGTGTCCTGGGGGGGcgtcaacatccccaacagccCCTACCGC GTGAATGTGGGGGCTGGCAGCCACCCCCATAAGGTGAAGGTGTACGGCCCCGGCGTGGCCAAGACGGGGCTCAAGGCCCATGAACCCACCTACTTCACCGTGGACTGTGCCGAGGCTGGGCAGG GTGATGTGAGCATTGGGATCAAGTGCGCCCCAGGCGTGGTGGGGCCGGCTGAGGCCGACATCGACTTCGACATCATCCGCAACGACAATGACACGTTCACTGTGCGCTACACGCCCCGCGGGCCCGGCACCTACACCATCATGGTGCTCTTCGCCGACCAG GCGACCCCCACCAGCCCCATCCGCATCAAGGTGGACCCATCTCACGACGCCAGCAAGGTCAAGGCCGAAGGGCCTGGGCTGAACCGGACCG GTGTGGAGCTGGGCAAACCCACCCACTTCACGGTGAATGCCAAGGCAGGGGGCCGGGCGCCGCTGGACGTGCAGTTCACCGGCCCAGCCAAGGGCGAGGCAGTGCGGGACTCGGAGGTGATCGACAACCACGACGGGACCCACACAGTGAAATACACCCCTGTGCAGCAG GGTACCCTGGGCGTGGCCGTGACCTACGGCGGAGACCACATCCTCAAAAGTCCCTTCAGCGTGGGCGTGGCCCCCAGCCTGGACCTCAGCAAGATCAGGATCACCGGCCTGGCTGACA AGGTTGAGGCGGGCAAGGACCAGGAGTTCACAGTCAAGTCCAAGGGGGCCGGCGGGCAGGGCAAGGTGGCCGCTCAGATCACGGGGCCGGCGGGCAAGCCAGTGCCCTGCAAGGTAGAGCCAGGCCTGAGCCCCGACAACAACGTGGTGAAATTCATCCCGCGCGAGGAGGGGCCCTACGAGGTGCAGGTGACCTATGACGGAGCCCCCGTGCCCGGCAGCCCCTTCCCCATAGAGGCGATGCCCCCCACCAACCCCTCCAAG GTGAAGGCTTATGGGCCAGGTCTGAAGGGCGGCCAGGCTGGCTCGCCCGCCCCCTTCACCATTGACACGAAGGGGGCTGGCACGGGGGGCCTGGGGCTGACGGTGGAGGGTCCCTGCGAGGCCAAAATTGAGTGCCTGGACAATGGGGACGGCACCTGCTCCGTCTCCTACCTGCCGACGGAGCCAGGCGAATACAACATCAACATCCTGTTTGCGGGCGCCCACGTGCCCGGCTCCCCCTTCCGGGCGGCCATCCAGCCCCGCTTCGACCCCTCCAAGGTGACCTGCTCGGGGCCGGGGCTGGAGCGGGCCACGGCCGGCCAGACGGGCCAGTTCCACGTGGACTGTTCACGGGCCGGCAGCGCCGAGCTCACCATCGAGATCATCTCGGAGGGGGGCGCGCAGGCCGAGGTGCGGGTGCAGGACAACGGTGACGGGACCTACACCATCGCCTACACCCCACTCTGCTCCGGCACCTACACCATCACTATCAAGTACGGCGGGCAGCCCGtgccccacttccccagcacactGCAGGTGGAGCCGGCCCTCGACACCTCCGGGGTCAAGGTCTACGGGCCCGGCGTGGATGGTGAcg GCGTGTTCCGGGAGGCCACGACTGAGTTCTGTGTGGATGCCCGGGCGCTGGGCGCGGCCGGGGGGCCCCACGTGAAGACCCGGGTGTCGAACCCCTCAGGGAACCTGACCGAGGCCCTTGTGCAGAACCTTGGCGATGGCACCTACCGTGTGGAGTACACTCCCTACGAGGAGG GCGTCCACTCAGTTGATGTGACCTACGACGGGAGCCCCGTGCCCAATAGCCCCTTCCAGGTGCCCGTCACCGAGGGCTGTGACCCCACCCGGGTCCGAGTGCACGGCCCAGGCCTCCAGAGCGGCACCACCAACCAGCCCAATCGCTTCACCGTGGAGACCAG GGGTGCTGGCACTGGGGGCCTGGGCCTGGCCGTGGAGGGCCCCTCTGAAGCCAAGATGTCCTGCACCGATAACAAGGACGGCAGCTGCTCGGTGGAATACGTCCCCTACGAACCCGGCACCTACAGCCTGAACGTCACCTACGGCGGGCACCAGGTGCCAG ggaGCCCCTTCCAGGTGCCGGTGCACGATGTGGTGGACTCGTCCAAGGTGCTGTGCTCGGGGCCAGGACTGACGCCAGGCGTCGTACGGGCCAGCGTGCCCCAGACCTTCTCTGTTGACACCAGCCAGGCGGGCGTGGCCCCCCTGCAGGTCAAGGTGCAGGGCCCCAAAG GCGTGGTGGAGCCGGTGGAGGTGGTGGACAACAGTGACGGCACCCAGACGGTGAGCTACGTCCCCAGCCGCGAGGGGCCATACAGCATCGCCGTGCACTACGGAGACCAAGAAGTGCCGCGCAG ccccttcaAGGTGAAGGTTCTGCCCACGCACGACGCCAGCAAAGTGAAGGCCAGCGGCCCCGGGCTCAACACCACCGGGGTCCCTGCCAGCCTGCCTGTGGAGTTCACCATTGACGCCAAGGACGCTGGCGAGGGGCTGCTGGCCGTGCAGATCACG GACCCCGAGGGGAAGCCCAAGAAGGCCACGATCCGGGACAACCAGGATGGCACCTACACGGTCTCCTACGTGCCGGACACGACGGGCCGCTATACCATCCTCATCAAATACGGCGGGGATGAGATCCCCTACTCCCCCTACCGCATCCGTGCCCTGCCCACCGGCGACGCCAGCAAGTGCACCGTCACCG gCGCCGGAATCGGCCCCACCATCCAGATTGGGGAGGAGACGGTGATCACGGTGGACACCAAGGCAGCGGGCAAAGGGAAGGTGACCTGCACGGTCTGCACGCCTGACGGCTCCGAGGTGGATGTGGACGTGGTGGAGAATGAGGATGGCACCTTTGACATTTTCTacacagccccccagcccggGAAATATGTCATCTGCGTCCGCTTCGGGGGCGAGCACATCCCCAACAGCCCCTTCCAGGTCCTG GCCACAGACCGCCCCCTGATGGGTGTCAACGGCCTGGATGTGGCCGGGCTGCGGCCGTTTGACCTGGTCATTCCGTTCACCATCAAGAAGGGGGAGATCACGG GTGAGGTCCGGATGCCCTCAGGAAAGGTGGCCAAGCCTGACATCACGGACAACAAGGACGGGACGGTGACAGTGAGATACGCGCCCACCGAGGCCGGGCTGCACGAGATGGACATCCGCTGTGACAGCCTGCACATCCCAG gcagcccccTGCAGTTCTACGTGGACTACGTCAACAGCGGGCACGTCACGGCCTACGGCCCGGGGCTGATCCACGGCGTAGTCAACAAGCCGGCCACCTTCACTGTCAACACCAAGGACGCCGGCGAAG GTGGGCTGTCCCTCGCGGTTGAGGGCCCCTCCAAGGCCGAGATCAGCTGCACTGACAACCAGGACGGCACCTGCAGCGTCTCCTACCTGCCTGTGCTGCCCGGCGACTACAGCATCGTGGTGAAATACAACGAGAAGCACATCGCAGGCAGCCCCTTCACCTCCCGCATCACCG gcgaCGACACGCTGCGAATGTCCCAGCTGAAGGTCGGGTCCTCGGCCGACATCCCCCTGGACATCGCAGAGACAGATCTGAGCCAGTTGACAGCGACTGTCACCCCCCCGTCGGGGCGCGAGGAGCCCTGCCAGCTTAAGCGCCTGCGCAACGGCCACGTGG GCATCTCGTTCGTGCCCAAGGAGGTGGGCGAGCACCTGGTGAACATCAAGCGGAACGGGCAACATGTTCCCAACAGCCCCATCACGGTGACCATCAGCCAGTCAGAGATTGGTGACGCCAGCCGGGTCCGTGTCTCGGGGCCTGGCCTCAGCGAGGGGCGCACCTTCGAGCCGGCTGAGTTTCTCATCGACACCCGGGATGCAG gcTATGGCGGGCTCAGCTTGTCCATCGAGGGCCCCAGCAAGGTGGACATCAACACAGAAGACCTGGAGGACGGGACTTGCCGCGTCACCTACTGCCCCACGGAGCCTGGCAACTACATCATCTCCATCAAATTTGCTGACCAGCATGTGCCAG ggaGCCCCTTCTCGGTGAAGGTGACAGGCGAGGGACGGGTGAAGGAGAGCATCACCCGACGCCGCCGTGCCCCCCCTGTGGCCAACGTGGGCAGCGCCTGCGACCTCAGCCTCAAGATCCCAG agaTCAGCCTGACGGACATGACGGCCCAGGTGACGGGCCCCTCGGGGCAGCGGCTGGCGGCTGAGGTGCTGGAGGCAGAGAACAGCACCTATTGCGTCCGCTTCGTGCCTGCCGAGACGGGGGTGCACTCGGTCAGTGTCAAGTACAAGGGGCAGCACGTTCCCGGCAGCCCCTTCCAGTTCACCGTCGGGCCACTGGGTGAGGGCGGCGCCCACAAGGTGCGGGCGGGGGGCCCTGGCCTGGAGCGGGCCGAGGCTGGCGTGCCAG CCGAGTTCAGCATCTGGACGCGGGAGGCAGGCGCCGGGGGTCTCTCCATCGCCGTCGAGGGGCCCAGCAAGGCTGAGATCGCCTTCGAGGACAGGAAAGACGGGTCCTGCGGCGTGGCCTACATCGTCCAGGAGCCCG gtgaCTACGAGGTGTCGGTGAAGTTCAACGAGGAGCACATTCCTGAAAGCCCCTTCGTGGTGCCGGcggcagccccctgccatgacgCCCGGCGCCTGACTGTTACCAGCCTTCAG GAGTCAGGCCTCAAGGCCAACCAACCAGCTTCCTTTGCAGTCAGCCTGAATGGCGCCAAGGGGGCGCTGGACGCCAAGGTGCACAGCCCCTCGGGCGCGCTGGAGGAATGTCATGTCACCGAGATCGACGAAG ataaATACGCCGTGCGCTTCATCCCACGGGAGAACGGCGTCTACTCCATTGACGTCAAGTTCAACAGCACCCACATCCCCGGCAGCCCCTTCAAGATCCGCGTTGGGGAGCCGGGCCAGGCTGGCGACCCGGGCCTGGTGTCTGCGTACGGCGCGGGCCTGGAGAGGGGCACCACCG GCAGCCCGGCGGAGTTCGTGGTGAACACGACCAACGCGGGCCCCGGGGCCCTGGCCGTGACCATTGACGGCCCCTCCAAGGTGCAGATGGACTGCCAGGAGTGCGCCGAGGGCTACAAAGTGACCTACACGCCCATGGTGCCCGGCAGCTACCTGATCTCCATCAAGTATGGCGGCCCTTACCACATCACCGGCAGCCCCTTCAAGGCCAAGATCACAG GCTCCCGCCTGGTGAGCAGCCACAGCCTGCATGAGACGTCCTCTGTCTTCGTGGACTCAGCCGGGCGGGCGGAGGTGGCCGTGCTGCAGGGGATGCCCCCCAAGTTCGCCTCGGACGCCAGCAAGGTGGTGGCCAAGGGTCTTGGGCTGAGCAAGGGCTTCGTGGGCCAGAAGAACTCCTTCACGGTGGACTGCAGTAAAGCAG GGAACAACATGCTGCTGGTGGGCGTGCACGGCCCTCGCACGCCGTGCGAGGAGATCCTGGTGAAGCACCTGGGGAACCGGCTCTACAGTGTCTGCTACCTGCTGAA